From a single Mobula birostris isolate sMobBir1 chromosome 13, sMobBir1.hap1, whole genome shotgun sequence genomic region:
- the LOC140206782 gene encoding uncharacterized protein, protein MAHKRVHTGELPFSCSDCGKGFTCSSKLKVHQQVHTGERPFTCSVCEKRFTHSSTLQRHHRLHTGEKLFTCSVCGKRFTDSSTLQGHQRVHTGEKPFTCSVCRKGFSHSSHLQSHQRVHTGERPFTCSECGKRFTLSSTLQNHQRVHTGEKPFTCLECGKGFTQSSNLQRHQRVHTGEKPFTCSVCWKRFTHSSTLQSHQRVHTGERPFTCSECGKGFTQSSHLQRHQRVHTGEKLFTCSECGKGYTQSSELLAHQSVHSGEWPFTCSECGKGFTQSTQLLAHQSVHTGEWPFTCSECGKGFTRSSQLLAHQSVHTGEKPFTCSVCEKRFTQSSHLQSHQRVHTGERPFICSECGKRFTYSYTLQRHQRVHTGEKLFTCSECGKRFTQSSNLQSHQRVHTGERPFTCSVCENRFTHLSSLQRHQQVHTGEKPFTCSECGKGFTRSSNLQSHQRVHTWEKPFTCSECGKGFTQSSQLLAHQSVHNGEWPLL, encoded by the coding sequence atggctcacaagcgagttcacaccggggagctgccgttcagctgctcagactgtgggaagggattcacttgctcatctaaactgaaggtacatcagcaagttcacactggagagaggccattcacctgctcagtctgtgagaagagattcactcactcttccaccctacagagacaccatcgacttcacaccggggagaagctattcacctgctcagtctgtgggaaaagattcactgattcatccacctTACAgggtcaccagcgagttcacactggggagaagccgttcacctgttcagtctgTAGAAAGGGATTCAGTcattcatcccacctacagagtcatcagcgagttcacactggagagaggccgttcacctgctcagaatgtgggaagagattcacactgtcatccaccctacagaatcatcagcgagttcacactggggagaagccattcacttgcttagaatgtgggaagggattcactcagtcatccaacctacagagacaccagcgagttcacactggggagaagccattcacctgctcagtctgttggaagagattcactcactcatccaccctacagagtcatcagcgagttcacactggagagaggccgttcacctgctcagaatgtgggaagggattcactcagtcatcccacctacagagacaccagcgagttcacactggagagaagctgttcacctgctcagaatgtgggaagggatacactcagtcatctgaattattggcacaccagtcagttcacagtggggagtggccattcacctgctcagaatgtgggaaaggatttactCAGTCAACCCAgctattggcacaccagtcagttcacactggggagtggccattcacctgctcagaatgtgggaagggattcactcggtcatcacaactactggcacaccagtcagttcacaccggggagaagccattcacctgctcagtctgtgagaagagattcactcagtcatcccacctgcagagtcatcagcgagttcacactggggagaggccgttcatctgctcagaatgtgggaagagattcacttactcttacaccctacagagacaccagcgagttcacactggggaaaagctgttcacctgctcagaatgtgggaagagattcactcagtcatccaacctacagagtcaccagcgagttcacactggcgagaggccgttcacctgttcagtctgTGAGAATAGATTCACTCACttatccagcctacagagacaccagcaagttcacactggggagaaaccattcacctgctcagaatgtgggaaaggattcactcggtcatccaacctacagagtcatcagcgagttcacacttgGGAgaagccgtttacctgctcagaatgtgggaaaggattcactcagtcatcccaactactggcacaccagtcagttcacaatggggagtggCCGTTGTTATGA